From Deltaproteobacteria bacterium, one genomic window encodes:
- a CDS encoding YdcF family protein produces MASKMTKERLIKIFAGALLACGLLIWQHASILEAYALFFRKDNATPGADAIVVLSSPRLERLVRAFELGANNFAPRILVTTTPKRLTKIFGLKYPTKMEWVEAVAASLESSVPVALLPSLGDGARSTFDEAYDARQWALDNNYKRIIIVTNAYHSRRALYAFEKVFSDSSVGVEVGAAANSSFSEKNWWLIDSGLAAYLTEPLKFVAYVLFDHSPDFIENR; encoded by the coding sequence ATGGCCAGTAAGATGACAAAGGAACGACTCATAAAGATTTTCGCAGGAGCGCTTTTAGCTTGTGGGCTTTTGATATGGCAACACGCGAGTATCTTGGAGGCCTACGCGCTGTTTTTTCGCAAAGATAATGCGACACCAGGAGCGGATGCCATTGTTGTTTTGAGTTCGCCGAGGCTAGAGCGTCTAGTTCGAGCGTTTGAATTGGGTGCAAATAACTTCGCGCCTCGTATCCTTGTTACGACAACCCCAAAAAGACTGACTAAAATATTCGGGCTTAAATATCCTACGAAAATGGAGTGGGTTGAGGCTGTGGCTGCATCCTTAGAGTCAAGTGTGCCGGTTGCTCTGCTGCCTTCTCTTGGTGACGGAGCAAGGTCGACTTTTGATGAAGCCTACGATGCTCGACAGTGGGCTCTGGACAATAATTATAAACGTATCATTATCGTGACCAACGCTTATCACTCTCGGCGGGCTCTTTATGCATTTGAAAAGGTTTTCAGTGACAGTAGCGTGGGGGTTGAAGTCGGTGCGGCGGCCAATTCGTCTTTTTCTGAGAAGAATTGGTGGCTGATTGATTCGGGGCTAGCGGCATACTTAACCGAACCCCTGAAGTTTGTGGCTTATGTCTTATTCGACCATAGCCCCGACTTTATTGAGAACCG
- a CDS encoding NAD-dependent epimerase/dehydratase family protein: protein MLVGVTGATGFIGMVHVARCVRREEAVRVLVRESHPWSQTAPDGVEVVVGDLANQDAMNHFAKGLDACFHYAARASFKGEWEQFEQVNVEGTRKLVAACQKVPRFIFCSTQAVILKDENVVDGDESLAYPSNFIDHYARSKAQAEQVVLAEHSGATVLRPPWVWGAGDTNNLPTLLRPSMNQRIAYFAGGKNLLETVHALNFVVGAQAAVEHEATMGRIYFVTDDEPVASGNFSNEILVACGLEANKRSLPAALGRALAWSGKRNSKGSPILTRSSFLYMVRDQVLSDARFRDDTAYCAPVSRVEGLEDLRLWCEYVGGPGEVAVGRRRGDSRSLVEKTWDYLLNRSELI from the coding sequence ATGCTGGTGGGGGTCACGGGAGCCACAGGGTTTATTGGCATGGTACACGTTGCGCGGTGCGTTAGGCGTGAAGAAGCGGTGCGGGTATTGGTGAGAGAAAGCCATCCGTGGTCGCAGACGGCTCCGGACGGAGTCGAGGTGGTGGTCGGGGATTTAGCCAATCAAGACGCCATGAACCACTTTGCCAAGGGGCTAGATGCATGTTTCCACTATGCCGCGCGGGCCTCGTTTAAAGGCGAGTGGGAACAATTTGAGCAAGTTAATGTTGAGGGAACTCGCAAGTTGGTAGCTGCTTGCCAGAAGGTTCCGCGATTTATTTTTTGCTCCACGCAGGCGGTTATTCTCAAGGACGAGAATGTTGTTGATGGTGACGAAAGCCTAGCCTACCCAAGTAACTTCATTGATCACTACGCACGCTCTAAAGCTCAAGCCGAACAAGTGGTCTTGGCTGAGCACTCCGGGGCAACTGTTTTAAGACCGCCATGGGTCTGGGGGGCAGGAGATACCAACAACCTGCCCACGCTTCTTCGCCCATCGATGAATCAACGCATTGCTTATTTCGCGGGTGGCAAAAATCTGCTCGAAACAGTTCACGCTCTAAATTTTGTAGTCGGTGCGCAAGCAGCTGTGGAACATGAAGCAACCATGGGTCGAATCTATTTCGTCACAGACGATGAGCCGGTTGCTTCGGGGAATTTCAGCAATGAAATTCTAGTCGCATGTGGCCTGGAGGCAAATAAGCGTTCCTTGCCCGCTGCGCTCGGTAGAGCACTTGCATGGTCCGGCAAGCGAAACAGCAAGGGTAGCCCCATTTTAACTCGCTCAAGTTTCTTATACATGGTCAGAGACCAGGTTTTGAGTGATGCCCGTTTTCGCGATGATACCGCTTATTGCGCTCCCGTTAGCCGGGTGGAGGGACTGGAGGACTTAAGGCTCTGGTGTGAGTATGTCGGTGGGCCCGGTGAAGTAGCCGTAGGACGAAGACGTGGAGATTCGCGTAGCTTGGTTGAAAAAACGTGGGACTATCTGCTTAACCGTTCTGAGCTGATTTGA
- a CDS encoding S8 family serine peptidase, translating to MNALALCRLTRWFLTVTILAQALPAQANLLQTQSRVDAQLRTQLQLADRENSEVILSFFVKTDNVMGTLHEIEAMGGTVGTIAGDILTVRMPAHGFYAMEASEDIVRMEATRPVKPTLDRALIGSGVDLIHSGAKPLNASYSGAGVILGVIDRGFDLDHSAFKRPDGSNRVLSIWDQSATSGNAPGGRWTYGNVCTMQDIEAGCRIENTTSTHGTHVAGIAGGGQVGGLPYKGAAYDADFIFVQLPAVGADWATTSEPASDGHICDGAAWVFSQAYEQNKPAVINMSVGSHYGPHDSTSLASQCLTNLTLRADGSTVPGKILVAAAGNEGAGGGLGWIDYGNGWERTQAYTHTTGMVGATPTLVPFRVGFDHYVGTEREPIEIFQDLSSYWFNGDHNLQVRVGVVHSASDVTWTSLYSYNDLLTEGEVQLLSSASGVYGHVNVIADQNAAGARCFRVYISDWDSDGAEGGVAFVVELTNPSGESVRVDGFIEVSNDVRAGGFLDLDVPTGNHLTVDNQMSIGFPGNNPNVLAVGSYVTRSSLGEGAESPDVEGDRAGSSSRGPTRDEAMTGFKPDIMAPGQFIVAPLSSDYLPHLMEQYLENVMVFEGAYGERDSYIAFQGTSMASPVVAGTVALMLEHDPELSLERLREILYATSTSDRFTGEVPNYDFGYGKLNAHLAMQELTGTALAEGCSAAPVLPWFILPLLLVMRRRRLT from the coding sequence ATGAACGCACTTGCCCTGTGCCGACTGACTCGATGGTTTTTAACCGTTACTATCCTCGCCCAGGCCCTACCAGCCCAGGCGAACTTACTTCAGACCCAATCTCGTGTGGATGCACAGTTACGCACTCAGCTCCAACTTGCTGACCGCGAAAACTCAGAAGTCATTCTCTCTTTCTTTGTGAAGACCGACAATGTGATGGGGACACTTCATGAAATTGAGGCGATGGGCGGAACTGTTGGAACGATTGCAGGTGATATCCTGACCGTTCGCATGCCGGCTCACGGGTTTTACGCCATGGAGGCATCCGAAGACATTGTTCGAATGGAGGCGACAAGGCCGGTGAAGCCCACCTTGGACCGTGCTCTTATCGGTTCTGGTGTGGATTTAATTCACAGTGGGGCTAAGCCATTGAACGCCTCTTATTCTGGGGCAGGTGTGATCTTGGGCGTGATAGATCGCGGCTTCGACTTGGACCACAGTGCGTTTAAGCGTCCCGATGGCTCGAATCGAGTCCTTTCTATTTGGGACCAATCTGCGACTTCGGGCAATGCTCCTGGGGGTCGATGGACCTATGGAAATGTTTGCACCATGCAGGATATCGAGGCCGGGTGTCGAATTGAGAATACGACCAGTACCCATGGTACCCATGTGGCGGGGATTGCAGGTGGGGGGCAAGTTGGAGGTCTTCCTTATAAAGGCGCTGCATATGATGCCGATTTTATTTTTGTTCAGTTGCCAGCAGTGGGCGCTGACTGGGCGACCACTTCGGAGCCTGCAAGCGACGGGCATATTTGTGATGGAGCTGCCTGGGTTTTTAGCCAAGCTTACGAGCAGAACAAACCGGCCGTGATCAATATGAGTGTGGGAAGTCATTACGGGCCTCACGACTCGACTTCTCTTGCAAGCCAGTGCCTGACCAACTTAACGCTGCGGGCGGATGGCAGCACGGTTCCCGGTAAGATTTTGGTTGCTGCGGCCGGGAATGAAGGTGCTGGAGGCGGTTTGGGATGGATCGACTACGGTAATGGTTGGGAGAGAACACAAGCCTATACTCATACCACAGGTATGGTGGGTGCTACGCCGACGTTGGTCCCTTTTAGAGTAGGCTTCGACCACTATGTTGGGACCGAAAGAGAACCCATCGAGATTTTCCAGGACCTCTCGAGTTATTGGTTCAATGGTGACCATAACCTACAGGTTCGTGTGGGTGTTGTGCACTCTGCAAGCGATGTTACTTGGACTTCCCTGTATAGTTACAATGATTTGTTAACGGAGGGGGAGGTTCAGCTCTTATCGAGCGCCTCGGGCGTCTATGGGCATGTGAATGTGATTGCAGATCAAAATGCCGCAGGTGCTCGGTGTTTTCGGGTTTACATCTCTGATTGGGACAGCGATGGAGCTGAGGGTGGTGTTGCGTTTGTAGTGGAACTTACCAATCCCTCGGGCGAATCAGTACGTGTTGACGGGTTTATCGAGGTTTCCAATGATGTTCGCGCGGGCGGGTTTCTAGACCTTGATGTTCCAACGGGCAACCATCTGACGGTCGATAACCAGATGAGTATTGGCTTTCCTGGAAATAATCCAAATGTTCTCGCAGTCGGTTCTTATGTGACGCGTAGCTCATTGGGAGAGGGTGCTGAGAGCCCGGATGTCGAAGGTGATAGAGCAGGGAGTTCAAGCCGCGGACCGACACGAGATGAAGCCATGACTGGATTTAAGCCAGACATTATGGCGCCGGGTCAGTTTATTGTTGCTCCTCTAAGTTCCGATTATCTCCCGCACCTGATGGAGCAATATCTCGAAAATGTGATGGTCTTTGAGGGCGCCTATGGAGAGCGCGATAGCTACATTGCTTTCCAAGGAACGAGCATGGCTTCACCGGTCGTTGCAGGAACGGTCGCTTTAATGCTGGAGCATGACCCTGAGTTAAGCCTGGAGCGTCTCCGGGAGATTCTCTACGCAACTTCAACCAGTGACCGTTTTACCGGTGAGGTTCCAAACTATGACTTTGGTTATGGGAAGCTGAATGCACACTTGGCAATGCAGGAACTGACCGGCACCGCTTTAGCCGAGGGCTGCAGTGCGGCACCGGTGTTACCGTGGTTTATTTTACCGCTTCTCTTGGTGATGCGGCGTCGACGTCTCACTTAG